The segment AGCCGTTGTCACGCAACCGTCATGCCGCCGCGGGCGGACCGCGAAGTCGTCGGGCGACGATACAAGGGCCTGACGTCCACGCCGGTAAGGAGGATCCGATGATTGCTGAGGACCATCCGGATCGCGGCTGTACCGTGTCGTCCGCACGGCTTGCCGTCACCGGCGAACTCGTCCTGGCTTCCGCGCCGAGGACAGCGGCGGTCCTCGACGCCGTGTTGCCGAGCCGCCCCCGGCGCGTGCTGATAGATCTCGCCGACTGTTCCTCCATCGACGGCGCGGGTATCGGAGTCCTCTTGCGCGCCCACTACCGGCTGCGACGCGATGGCGGCCGGTTGACGCTGCTCAACCCTGCTCCCCCGGTGCGGCGCGTCCTGCACCTAACCAAGGCCGACACGGTTCTGGACATCCGCGAGCTGCGGCCGGTGGCCGGCATGACGAACCGGCGGCTGGTGGTTGCCAGCTCTCGAAGGCATGGTTGAGTCACCGTCTTCATTCAGGACGCAAGTCAGTGCCGGCGGGCACAGCCCGGCGCCCAGTAGGCCGCCGCAGGCGGATGGCCATCACCGCCACCCCTATGCCGGCGAAGCACAGCTGCACCACGAATTCCCGCGTCACGCCACTAGGCCGCGTTTCATAACGCGCGGAGCCACTGGTTGATGATGGCGATGGTGACGGTGGCTTCGAAGCGGACGGCGAGTTTGTCGTAGCGGGTGGCCATGGCCCGGTGCTGTTTGAGCTGGCTGATGCCGCATTCCACCGCGTGGCGCAGCCGGTACACCTGCGGGTCGAAGGAGGGTGGCCGCCCGCCTTTGGACCCCTTCGCTTTGCGGTGCGCGTCCTGGTCGGCCTTGCTCGGGATGCACACCCGGATCCGGCGGCGGCGCGCGTACCCGCGGTTGCCCCGGCTGGTGTATGCCTTGTCGGCCAGCACCAGGTCGGGCCGGGTCCGTGGCCGGCCGCCGCCGAGCCGGTACACCTTGATCCGTTCCAGCA is part of the Actinoplanes sp. NBC_00393 genome and harbors:
- a CDS encoding STAS domain-containing protein, producing MIAEDHPDRGCTVSSARLAVTGELVLASAPRTAAVLDAVLPSRPRRVLIDLADCSSIDGAGIGVLLRAHYRLRRDGGRLTLLNPAPPVRRVLHLTKADTVLDIRELRPVAGMTNRRLVVASSRRHG